Below is a window of Malania oleifera isolate guangnan ecotype guangnan chromosome 1, ASM2987363v1, whole genome shotgun sequence DNA.
TGCTTGGTCGAGCAACGAGATTTGCTTAGGAAAAAAGCTGGTCTTGACACATGGAAAATCTCACTGGATCAAGTGGCGCGATTTTCTTGTCACGCGTCAACACTTGATTGGACTACCatttaaatctcgctggaccaaacAGTGAGATTTACTatgcattcaaatttttttttttattaataatcctAAGTATtccatttccaaatattttgttAACAGCAATTTGTAACATAGACTGTTTCAATTTTTTGTGTTCTcctcatttatttatttgttataataataaaataaatttaatttttggagcgaagaatcatttattaatttaaattttcacatagaataaattaaattttttaatttaattaaaaatatattttttatcataaattattaTAACAGTCATACGTTAGAAATATACTCTAATAACaagattatatttaattaaaaaaagaaatcttacattattttatttagtataaaatatttaaatattaattaaaaataattattattgaaattgttaactaaaaatcttaataattctaatttaaattatatttaaaactaataataacacttatttaaatacaatttgttgactctatgagtcattcccattttgattatgacaaattcaATAGTTCTTACCTGTGCACCAAACTCTTGAAATAGGATTCCTTTGCATGCACTGAGGGTAGGAATAAAAGAAAGTCATAAGGAACGCAAAGATCACGTCACATATGGCATTTGAAGAGTAAAGAGATTGAGGAACAAAATGAATGAAGACCATTTgcttattgtatttgcatttattcttttgggtctgtaatatttaatatggtctctaataatgcatctgcatgcatgatagggtttaaatgCTCAAAACGCCATAAACTGACAGTAGGTAACCAAACctggtcgaccgatgccaaattTTTGGGCTCAATTTAAAATCTTAGGCCTTAGACAGACCTTACGTCCTCAAGGACCGCATGAAAAATCCCCTTTGACTCACAAGTCATATCTATGCAAGTAGGGgtgaaatttaagcaaaaatTTCGACCGTCCTTTAATCTTGAAAGGGCTTCGGGCAACTAAACTCATGATGTTAAAAACGTCTCGGTCTACCGAATAGGTAAGAGTCAAGAAAGTTGACTGTGGCCCACGCGACCATACTCAAATGAACATATTGTTCATGGTCAACCAAACATAAGGGGTGTAACTTTTTACCTTCCCCGGGCACTCGAACTCCAAGTTCAAATATACACTAGGGGACCGAAGTATGaagtttggcaaaccgaactGACCACCAGGCAACCAAACCTCGAGTATTTGGAAAAGTACCTTGGCCCAGCCACCTAAACCTTCAATTGGGCACCTGAAGTTAGAAAGTAAACTTTTTTGATTGTCTATTCAGGCGGTCGACCCTAAGGGCCAAGCGACCGAATCTCTTAGGTAGCCATATTTTTAACCATGGTAATTGGTTATAAACAGGGGTTAATTAGTAACTAAACTTTTAGAAATTCCTTCCGTGTCCCCAATGGTCTAAAATTAGGGGAATTCCATATATACCCCTTATTTGTCCAGATTAGCAGACGATTAGCAACATAATTAGACAAAATTCTCTCTAATTTTTCCTCAGCCTACATTGCATATTTTTCATATCTTCAAGCCTATACTTCACACTGTCAtatattttttctgaaaaaatcttttcaaaaccaGAGAGTAATTTTTGTTTGCTcctttcttgcaaactaattgcaagttagagGGAGTTTGATTCTCACTTAGTGTGTGCCTAGATAGATTTGTTCTTGAAGCTCATTACTCTCATTTTCATGTAttgattgatatttttatttgagagtaaagtTAGGGTTCTTTctcaatatattttattaataaatatctTTTTGAGAAGAACTTTTGttagcttctgagtcttggcatcttcattgctagattcgaaagcttgcttgcATTTTTGATAAAATACTTTTGACCAAGCTTGAACCCTAATCTCATTTGTGCTTATACTTGAAAAAATATTGTGTTAATATTTTTTCATTgagattcaaagttcctttgataATATATTGATCTTATTTGTCTTGAATCAAAAGCATTCACTCTCAcgtatacacacatacatatattgtTATTAAGAGCCGAAATAGTGTTTTAGCAAATCTCATTTGAGCATCAAATCTCATCATTTATGAGTGCATATATTCTAGATGGTAATATTGTACAAATCTTCTTATGCTAGAAGCATTGAAATTATACGCGAAATTGTGTTGATTAcgtgttgtattccaggtgtagCCTAAGAGGGTGTtaatccagcccgtaaggattggttgtaaaggttgaggtcagccctggtaatttgacctagtgttgtaTTTAGTGTAGCTCTACCCGTGAAGTAAGCTTTAGtagaatcctcgagcttgcgagctagaggcagggatgtatgcaagattggccgaaccttgataaaatATCTTGTGTATGCTCTTatattcttgcactttaatttcttgCACGTGTATGCTTAtctttaattaaatataaatgagtgcatgatttaaatattgtgaatgattgggataaaCTGAGCCTACTATATTTTCTTCGATTATTCACTCATTCAATttcttgttgggtaattggtatttgtttAGACTGACTATAGGTTGAGTTATACTACATGTTGATTTGAACATAAcctaggaaaaattttaaaattccagtttaccccccccccccccttcttggcgGAATTACACTGAAGCCGACACAATCAAATGCCACTTATAATTTTCAAGGCTTCTCCAATCcaacacttattaaattcaacacttttACATAAGGAATTCCAAGtcacttatttatttttattgattgtAGTAGATCATACAATTTGTGCATGCAAAATTCGTGGTACTTATTTGGCGTCACCACTATGAATTTCATGCAAGCATTATTTATTTGTCAAACAATGTCTTAATGAAATTTCTAAAATGTGAGCCTGTAACAGTAAGTGGCAACAGATGGATGAATTATTTTGCTTTAATATATTTTGCTTTGGTTGATCCTTATTAAAGTACAATGACCAACCTACAATAGGAATGAGCCACGTAGCAGTCATTATATGCTTATTATAGGAAAAGGCTCCAGTTTCACTATCTCGACCCGAGTGCTAAGAATTTAGAAAGACATGTGGTCGTACCATCCTTGCAGCCTCAATTTCTTCTTTCCTAACTGTcgtttcccttcttcttctttcttctaaagatataattaattaatggctaaaGTGTACTAGTCGAGATCATTAGTAGTGGCTTTAATTAGAGCATTTTTCTAGGTGCTTGATCCCTCTTGTTTAGGTAATTACATTCAGCTTTGATCTTGTTTTATTTGTTGTTTCAAGCACTTATATATATGCACTTCTCTTctccaaattttttagaaaagCTGAAAGCTCCAACCTACCTTCAGACTATACACTCTGGACGTCTTGAAATTGCATCTCTCATTTGATGTGGTCTTCTAGATTTGTACGCCATGTGtgtataagatttttttttttctttttggcttgTACAGTTCATTAACTATCTTGCAAATATTAGAGAAGTTGCAGCATTGTATAAAGATAATCTTTTGGCTTTACTAGCATGTTGAAACCCCCCAAAAAAATTCCTTTTGTTGCTTGAATCATTCAcctaaatagaaacaaaaatataGCCTTTAATACTTGATAACGTCGATATCCATATCCTTTGGATCCAAAGTATTAATGTTATCGAGTATTAAAAGGATGATTTTCTTATCAATTATTTTCTTCATTCATCTTAGAATAATCTTCACTCATTagttaattaacaatttgatttGGGGAAGGGGTTAGCGAATCCCAATTCAACCAGGTTTTGAACATTGAGCTAGATCAAATTATAGAGGTGTTTGTGCTTATCCAAGTCCTTTTTTTACACCTATTACCCCAACTATTTCCTTGGATTAATTTGAAATAGATCTATGATCataattgtttttaaaattttttaaatttttttacatttttttaacaATGTTTCATATTTATAGGTATGTAAGTTCATTAATGAGAAGTGGTGTCCCAAATTTGTTGTAATTGTTGCTCAAAAGAATCATCACACCAAGTTCTTCCAAGCTGGTGGGTGTCCAAACAATGTTCCTCTTGGTAAGCTATTTTATAAGTTCAAGCTGGAAAACTGGTTACAACATTGTGCATACATGTCTcttattttgtttcttttttgttttggtttttcaCTTTACAGGAACTGTCGTAGACAACAAAATTTACCATCCCTGAAACAATGATTTCTACCTATGCGCACATGCTGGAATGATTGTGAGTATAAACATGAGGTTCTGGTATTAATTAGGAACCTGGTTTTTGATAGTtgaattttcatgttttttgtttGTGTTGAATTTAATGTATATGATTGATCTTAAGCTGCAACTAAATTGTTGGTGCATTTTTTGTTGTCTATCTCGTCATTTATCTTCCCCTCTCATATTGACCTACTGGTTGGATTGGTTCTAATTAATACTAAAATCAATGGATCTTAAGCCCTTCCATGTTTTATCTATGAGATCAACTAGGTCGTCCCCACATGAGATGTACTCAGTAGGACTCTACTACAGTCCAAAGGAATgttgtagttgtagataccatgTTTTCAAATGTGAACTAGTGCCTAGTTAAAACACCGCTATTTTGTTTTTCTTCCGTCTTCTGGGGTCTTGTTGGTTGGGAGGTATAAACAAATTCTTAAATTGGCTATTTAACAATCTAGAATCCCAATTACTTTTTCACATGTTAATAAGGTGGGATAATTAGATTTATTTACGCCATTCAACTATATATgccaattgtaattattttattgcTTGCTTTAATTTGTTTGGGATCACAAGGCCCACACATTACCATGTGTTGTTAGATGAGATTGGTTTTTCTATAGATGACCTGCATGATCTTGTTCATTCTTTGTCATATGTGTAAGTAGATTTGGGCCATTGTAGCTACTGAAATAATGGTTATTGaatagttttaattaaaaataatcatgttattagtgtatatttataacgtATGATGGTTATATTGTTAACTATTGACTCCCATTGCTCATATTTAGCCATACACTTTAAGTTGTTTATTTGTTGTTGACCCAATAtcctataatatgaataatatcaagtaagtattggagctcaaaatttgatatgCATATCGACTTTGCAACTTACAAGCTCATGTTATGATTAACTAattcttaaaatataattaatttatcattaatgtacaaaaattaaattataaatttatcattGGTTGTTACAAAACttaaattatcattttatttgttgttgaaccaatattctataatatgaataatatcgTTTAGTGTGGTGTAGGCGTCcaattatataaagaatcattactgtaaaaatttcggcagagtcaccttttaaaaaatgaccatatctTATCCATGCACTTGtttaaagaaaacatttttcctagataatcgataccagtatgttcaaaaatttcattaacaactttcatacacattcaacgtATCAAATTACTACAAAAATTTCTACAAAGTCTCCTTctaaaaaatgaccatatcccaTCCATGCATttgttcaaagaaaatatttttcctagacaatcaatactagtatattcaaaaatttcattcataacatttatacacattcaacatatcaaattactgtaaaaattttgaCAGAGTCTCcttctaaaaatgatcatatttGTTGGTCCGGTTGAGCGTCTAGAggaggggtgaatagactttgctcgcggatatgcaaattttctacaaacaaaaaaatcttgccaagaacaagtgcataaaatcacaATGTAAAAGTGCAGAAAATCGTAATAACAGTATAAAAGAGAGAGGAgataagagaaacttaacacgaagatatttacgtggttcaacaccccacctacgtccacgccttgagaccaactcaaggattcccaaaatcaaCTATACAAtcctattagaattggtgtattcccaaaaggggggggggggatgaatgggaattttaaacttttctcctaagttaaactagatgtcagctgtgtattacaacctagggtatttgatctagttccaaatacgctgatgaatataatatgcggaaatttaaatcaagcgcatcattcacataataacatacacgtgcggtaaatataaaatgtgacaatatacacaaacacacgatatgttatcggggttcggccaactgtgcctacgtccctgcctctagctcgcaagcccgaggattccactaatggctcacttaagggtagagcgacaccgattacaaccaggtcaattagcatagggctaacctcaaccttaaccaggtcatttagtggggctgacctcaacctacatgctttaacaagatggcgcacctagctttcctaaccgagtctaagccaattcgagactattccagggctagtctccttcttcaggcctgtgcttggaaatacaatagatgtgtattacaatcaaatggtacaataattgtgctttcgtgtaaagcagatatgtacttaaatacgcgcaattacatacaccaaaaatgatataatatgtaagcttagtgtggtccaatatttcaactctcagatctatatatttactatcagtgtaataagtACGTGAGAGTATAAATCAGGCAATCTTTGTATCAAAAGatgttcagccaataagttcacacaaagattaggcctggcaaaacgggcgggcgggccgggtttgggcgggtcactaacgAGCCGAGTCATAAACGGGCCGGGTGATTAACGGGTCGATGTTAAACAaatcacacacatgccaaccctaacccgcccatttaataaacgggcgggtaacgggtcacccatttaaaaaatataattttttttattttaaaatttttaaaaatttcatataaaatgacattttgttttttaaaaaactgcattttatttattaatttctaaataaaaagaacataaaatgtaaaaaaaaaatacatccctttaatgaatacaatttttaaaaaatgtaaaattaaaaaaaaaacacacacacctctaaaaaaattaaatatgcataatacatgcataaaatatttatatataactCTAAATTTAAATGAGTCCCATAATATTTACATACAgatttaaatgtaaaatatttaataagttcattcatcattcacatttttttaattcatgcattatgcataacacatgaatcaaatattcaagtcccacaatcaaaaaattcaaaacataatcttaaaaaaatataacagttaaatatttagaaacaaaaccaaatttaaatgtgtttcataaaaattcacaagattacaattttcaaaagataacAAAAAAACTTAATTAGCCATGATTGTTTGTAGAAGCTTCTCCcaaatcattaatcaaaatattttcaaatttgacttctaattgttcagcttcttctctttcttcacttCGATCCACTGCAAtgacaaaataaatagataacaaataagaaacaataacaattgacaaaagatatgaaagtaaataaaatgtaattattgaaattattgaaataatactggaaaaactcaaaaaaaaaaaaatgcatacttgcgtaaccaaacaaccaatttcgaGTTGTTATCAATGCTCCTGCATTTTCCGGCAAAAGTGATCTTCGATATTTGTTAAGAACCTGGGCTCCAACGCTGAATGCAGATTCTGATGCAACACTTGTGATAGGAATAGTAAGTACATCACGCGCCATAAGATATAAATTAGGATATCGAAATCGATTATCTTTCCAATGCTGCAATATATCCATTTCAACATGTTTCACACGATTTAGCCTGGGctcttccaaatataaatctaattgagatttttctgtagtagcacaatattggctttcataaaattcaaattcctgtcatatattagaatagaaaaacaaacaatataaatataacaactaaaaataatatataaaataagaaatgaaaaattagaaaatataaatgaagttaCCGAAAGCTCATCTCTAATGAGATTGTCACTACCACCAGTACCCCCAGTAGATGGAGCAATAGATTCCAAAGAAGATTTTGATTTGTTTGCGTAATCTTGGAATAGAGAGTACAACTTCTGACAAAGAAGATTTAGCTTTTGTCGAGAAGTGGATGAATCAATCTTTGAGTAACAAAATTCGACAAATTGAAGCTTGTAAGGAGGATCAAGAACAATAGCAAATGCCAAAAATGACACTGTAACACTTCCAATATTTATCgaacttctctttcatttttgtaGCCATACCATTAACAATGCAGTCCAGATTTTCCATTGTTTCAAGTAGATGCAAttgaattttccatatatttgaaaaatacaaattagatgtaGGATAATCCGAACCCGAGAAGAGTTTTGTCATGTCGTAAAATGGCTTCAAGAAATTGCAAATGACCTTAGCATTATTCCACTCTTCATTTGACGGACAATAATTATAATTTGCATCAAGTAAAGCATAATGAATTAAAGCCCGTCGATATGTAAGTGCACTTTCTATCATCATGAAAGTTGAATTCCACCTAGTTGGTACATCCAAGCACAAACTGATTGAAGAAAGTATACCAACTTGTTTAATGCACTCTTCAAACTTAAGTTTTCTGCCTTTTGAACCCTTAATGTACTTGACACTTTCTCTAATGTTATACACAACACGTTCAATCACTTTTAAGCCTTCTTGAACAATAAGATTCAAAATATGAGCGCAACACCTTACATGAAAATATTCACCGCCACTTACTAAAGGTGCTTGCAAAGACAATTGACTTGAAAGAATATCTTACATACTATCATTAGCAGTTGCATTATCCAATGTGATGGAAAATATCTTCCTATCAATACCCCATTCCTTCAATACATTAAATGTTTTTTCTGACAAAGCAACTCCTGAATGTGGGGGTGGTATGTAAGAAAAGTTAATAATCTTACTATGCAGTACCCAATTTTCATCCACAAAATGAGCTGTAATGCATAAATATCCTTCAGTCATAGGAGAAGACCAACAATCAGAAGTCAAACACACTTTACCAAAAGCACTCTGTAGTGTAAGTTTAAGTTTCTCCTTCCCccttttatgtattttcaatacATCAGCTTTAGCAGTGTTCCTAGTAATTGGTTTAACATCAGGATTaagatatttatgcacatctcgaTTTCCTTCATGCTCAACCCATGAAAAAGGATAGCAATGTTTTATTACGGCAATTGCCATCTTCTCACGATAAACATCTTGTTCAATTTTTTTCGCATGAAGTTTGGTTCCATAATCCATATGCATCTGCTTCACATCATAATTATCACGTAATGGACAACTATTAATGTGGCGTCTCAAATTTTCCGTCCCATGGGTTGAAGCATTAGCAACATATTCAGCCCCACATTTTTTACATTTTGccttctgttttccatcaacatcTATAGGTAACAAATAGAATTCATCCCAAGCAGTTGATGTCTTTCTACGTTGTCTCTTTTTGCTAGTgccatcattgatagaagaacTGTTCTTTTCAGATTTATCTGAAGATGGAGTAATATTACACTCATCATCAAAATTTAAGTTTATGGTATCCATTATTTGCAATTTGTATTCTTCCtaacaaagaataatttttttgaatatgcTGAGTGTCTTGGGCTTTCGCACCAGACTAATTTCCTAACAAAGAAAAATTGTTAAGACTCcagaaaatagtaaaataaagaaaataatgaaaattttatacAACAAACACAAATCTgcgttttataaaaattattaactaaaaaattgttagttttttttttttttgcaacagattgtataaatatatatatgcatggaaGGAAGCTGCTACGAAAATGAAATCAGGATAATATTATTGGGAAGTCTAGTAGTAGCAGTATGCATGTgtgtatctgtgtgtgtgtgtgtgtgtgtgtgtgtgtgtgtgtgtgtgtgtgtgtgtgacaactAATTTATGTAGGGGAAACACAATAAACATTTATCTACTGTTTATTCATCAGTAATTCATGAAACCAACAGCCAACAACACTCCTATTTATTTTTGTAGTTtaataaaatatcaaaacaatGGAAGGTTTATGGTCCCACCCTTCCATTTACAGAACACCACAAGGTCCATGGGACCACAACACAAGACCAATGACCAAAGCACAGACAAAAAAAACGAAGAGAACAACAAAAGAAGGAAATATATCTTTTTTAATTTCTGATTCCTTTCTATTAAAAAACCATTCATGGCTTATTTATACTAAAAATTCACACCTATTTAAGTTTCAATATACAAATTTAAAAGCAAACATGAGATATGCAGATATctagattttaaataaaataataatcacACTTTCAACAAAATTTCTGAACACACAGTAATATAAGATTTTAAATATACACTTTCAATATACAAATTCAAAAGCCATTCATTAGTCATTTAATT
It encodes the following:
- the LOC131163839 gene encoding zinc finger BED domain-containing protein DAYSLEEPER-like; amino-acid sequence: MEESLKQQRGWLPYGRLLMTFFDHFEVIRAGLPYIHPALEDIYIEATFRHMHFEKDETINTWVKAHKQGHVLINEVEASMEAEEEEGEDEDTSYGHILECLDGLQHAMPQSEIRHRLDQPVYKWVKWVWVGHPQGDLLIRYAFGPSRDSCLSVAWSHYQSSSPSNDQQTRVEDQPAADQRWSRGDKSEKNSSSINDGTSKKRQRRKTSTAWDEFYLLPIDVDGKQKAKCKKCGAEYVANASTHGTENLRRHINSCPLRDNYDVKQMHMDYGTKLHAKKIEQDVYREKMAIAVIKHCYPFSWVEHEGNRDVHKYLNPDVKPITRNTAKADVLKIHKRGKEKLKLTLQSAFGKVCLTSDCWSSPMTEGYLCITAHFVDENWVLHSKIINFSYIPPPHSGVALSEKTFNVLKEWGIDRKIFSITLDNATANDSLKVIERVVYNIRESVKYIKGSKGRKLKFEECIKQVGILSSISLCLDVPTRWNSTFMMIESALTYRRALIHYALLDANYNYCPSNEEWNNAKRSSINIGSVTVSFLAFAIVLDPPYKLQFVEFCYSKIDSSTSRQKLNLLCQKLYSLFQDYANKSKSSLESIAPSTGGTGGSDNLIRDELSHWKDNRFRYPNLYLMARDVLTIPITSVASESAFSVGAQVLNKYRRSLLPENAGALITTRNCGSK